One part of the Mesorhizobium sp. M4B.F.Ca.ET.058.02.1.1 genome encodes these proteins:
- a CDS encoding FAD-binding oxidoreductase, which translates to MPYQSPISPGRSWYEDTAGPRPEHPALDGDRQCDVVIVGGGFTGLSAAAHLAKAGSNVVLAEAHRFGDGASGRNGGQLGTGQRAWAEELEAEYGLSRAKALFDLAEEAKAHLLEFAAVNRIEIDYMPGQLSVAHKQRYVDDYKAHAEIMASRFGYPHISFMDEKEAAERLGSTRYFGGTRDTGTGHIHPLKLVIGTAKAAAEAGAQLFERTPATGIVSSGGKVRVTTPKGTITADKCLIGVNAYGGTPEPVSAAHIMPIGSFIGATVPLGSETTVLPGGESVDDSRFVVRYFRKSKDGRLLFGGREVYAVNDPKDIHIHIRRQIAELYPELKDVEITHGWGGYVGITVPRKPFVREVMPNVISVGGYSGHGVMLSNFFGKLYAETVLGNRDRLKLIEDLKIPPFPGGRRFRAPLLFLALSWFALRDRI; encoded by the coding sequence ATGCCTTACCAATCACCGATCTCTCCTGGCCGCTCCTGGTACGAAGACACCGCGGGACCTAGACCCGAACACCCAGCCCTTGACGGCGACCGCCAATGCGATGTCGTCATCGTCGGCGGCGGCTTCACCGGCCTGTCGGCGGCGGCGCATCTGGCAAAGGCCGGCAGCAATGTCGTGCTCGCCGAGGCGCATCGGTTTGGCGACGGCGCTTCCGGGCGTAATGGCGGTCAGCTCGGCACCGGTCAGCGCGCCTGGGCCGAGGAGCTGGAGGCGGAATACGGCCTTTCCCGCGCCAAGGCGCTGTTCGACCTCGCCGAGGAGGCCAAGGCGCACCTGCTCGAATTCGCGGCCGTCAACAGGATCGAGATCGACTACATGCCGGGCCAGCTGTCGGTGGCGCACAAGCAGCGCTATGTCGACGACTACAAGGCGCATGCCGAGATCATGGCAAGCCGCTTCGGTTACCCGCACATTTCCTTCATGGACGAGAAGGAGGCGGCCGAGCGGCTGGGCTCGACGCGCTATTTCGGCGGCACGCGCGACACCGGCACTGGCCATATCCACCCGTTGAAGCTGGTGATCGGCACGGCGAAAGCAGCGGCCGAGGCCGGCGCGCAGCTGTTCGAGCGGACACCTGCGACCGGCATCGTCTCCAGCGGCGGCAAGGTGAGGGTCACGACGCCGAAAGGCACGATCACCGCCGACAAATGCCTAATTGGCGTCAATGCCTATGGCGGCACGCCCGAGCCGGTGAGCGCCGCGCACATCATGCCGATCGGCTCCTTCATCGGCGCGACAGTGCCGCTCGGATCGGAAACCACGGTGTTGCCGGGCGGCGAGTCGGTCGACGATTCCCGCTTCGTCGTGCGCTACTTCCGCAAGTCGAAAGACGGCCGGCTTTTGTTCGGCGGGCGCGAGGTCTATGCGGTCAACGATCCGAAGGACATCCACATCCATATCCGCCGGCAGATCGCGGAACTCTATCCGGAGTTGAAGGATGTCGAGATCACGCATGGCTGGGGCGGCTATGTCGGCATCACAGTGCCGCGCAAGCCATTCGTGCGCGAAGTGATGCCCAATGTCATCTCGGTCGGCGGCTATTCCGGCCACGGCGTCATGCTGTCGAACTTCTTCGGCAAGCTCTATGCCGAGACCGTGCTCGGCAACCGCGACCGGCTGAAGCTGATCGAGGATCTAAAGATCCCGCCCTTCCCCGGCGGCCGGCGTTTTCGTGCGCCCTTGCTGTTCCTGGCGCTCAGTTGGTTCGCCCTGCGCGACAGGATCTGA
- a CDS encoding SH3 domain-containing protein — protein MNEPFSFGAPERRRFAMQFGYDMRPSFWQGVRSNSHLVIAAVGTAALLGVAGIALWLALPGSDRQAIASPAQSVPTIPVRTTKIAPASANATTMATAPQAARKADAVSPVVAAKEAKIPALASNDPRWTATDTKTASSDPAPAPSDQTASRQAEETAQSSDTAFAEPAAQSDAAASLSKVAAPDAAPAKDDPDGAKTAAIPAPDPQTPEAQASAGDDGKAKTQQVSAASTGRILRAVTMRAGPKQKAAAMITVPAKTSVQVISCKKWCQIVYNGKRGWIYKTYIKTGA, from the coding sequence GTGAACGAGCCCTTCAGTTTCGGCGCGCCGGAACGACGGCGCTTTGCAATGCAGTTTGGCTATGACATGCGGCCGTCGTTCTGGCAGGGCGTGCGGTCGAACTCGCATCTGGTGATTGCCGCCGTCGGCACCGCCGCGCTGCTTGGCGTGGCGGGGATTGCGCTGTGGCTGGCGCTGCCGGGCAGCGACCGGCAAGCGATCGCAAGCCCGGCGCAAAGCGTCCCGACAATCCCGGTCAGGACAACCAAGATCGCGCCCGCCAGCGCGAACGCGACGACGATGGCCACCGCGCCGCAGGCGGCGCGCAAGGCCGACGCGGTGTCGCCCGTGGTGGCCGCCAAGGAAGCCAAGATACCGGCGCTGGCGTCCAACGACCCGCGCTGGACCGCAACAGACACCAAGACCGCGTCCAGCGACCCCGCGCCTGCTCCATCCGATCAGACGGCAAGCCGACAGGCCGAAGAGACCGCCCAGTCATCCGACACGGCATTCGCCGAGCCGGCGGCTCAATCCGACGCAGCCGCATCGCTGTCCAAGGTGGCGGCGCCCGACGCGGCGCCGGCAAAGGACGATCCCGATGGCGCCAAGACCGCCGCCATTCCCGCGCCGGACCCGCAGACGCCGGAAGCGCAGGCATCCGCAGGCGACGATGGCAAGGCAAAGACCCAGCAGGTCAGTGCGGCCAGCACCGGACGTATTCTACGGGCCGTCACCATGCGGGCCGGCCCGAAACAGAAAGCGGCCGCGATGATCACCGTGCCCGCCAAGACCTCGGTGCAAGTCATAAGCTGCAAGAAGTGGTGCCAGATCGTCTATAATGGCAAGCGCGGCTGGATCTACAAGACCTACATCAAGACCGGCGCCTGA
- a CDS encoding Mur ligase family protein: MRKIRKSLWHRHKIYRAWRARSKSAATFIGVTGSSGKSTAAALLGHILASHRPVYTQVLANAIDALASTLYKRMWKAGEVDYVVFEAGAYGVDTIRPMAELLQPHVAVVTMVRLEHFASFRTLENVALEKRALVDALPPGGLAVLNADDPHVLGMASGTRHRVVTFGRAEDADYRVTDTQAAYPETLSLRIRWRGGALDLQTLFPAEYLWLPTAAAVATALELGVPPEKVAARVATFQPLINRCQVLVTDGGPHFLVDTAKAPWHSINLAIDMVAKAKVAGKRIVLGQISDYAGSTRKYRDAYNAAREVVGQIIYVGDNAHRSGADQADRDGGRFVELRTLKQVSDHIKRTAVPGELILLKSSSNLHLERIALAWTHDVKCWVPVCGKRSDARDAACSKCRSRNIAPMSENAGEPDYGSGFGGCCG; the protein is encoded by the coding sequence TTGCGCAAAATTCGCAAGAGCCTGTGGCACCGCCACAAGATCTACAGGGCATGGCGCGCCCGTTCGAAAAGCGCGGCGACCTTCATCGGCGTCACCGGCAGTTCCGGCAAGTCGACCGCGGCGGCGTTGCTCGGGCATATATTGGCCAGCCATCGCCCGGTCTACACGCAGGTTCTCGCCAACGCCATCGATGCGCTGGCCAGCACGCTCTACAAGCGCATGTGGAAAGCGGGCGAGGTCGACTATGTCGTGTTCGAAGCAGGCGCCTATGGCGTCGACACCATCAGGCCGATGGCGGAACTGCTCCAGCCGCATGTCGCGGTCGTCACCATGGTCCGCCTCGAACATTTCGCCAGTTTCAGGACTCTGGAGAACGTCGCCCTGGAAAAGCGCGCCCTGGTCGACGCGCTGCCGCCCGGCGGTCTTGCCGTGCTCAACGCCGACGATCCGCATGTGCTCGGCATGGCTTCGGGCACCAGGCATCGCGTCGTCACTTTCGGCCGGGCGGAAGATGCGGACTATCGTGTCACCGACACGCAGGCCGCTTATCCCGAAACCCTGAGCCTCAGGATCCGCTGGCGTGGCGGCGCGCTCGACCTGCAGACGCTGTTTCCGGCCGAGTACCTATGGCTGCCGACGGCGGCGGCTGTCGCCACCGCGCTGGAGCTTGGGGTGCCGCCGGAAAAAGTCGCGGCGCGCGTGGCGACGTTCCAGCCCTTGATCAATCGCTGCCAGGTGCTCGTCACCGATGGCGGTCCGCACTTCCTGGTCGACACCGCCAAGGCTCCCTGGCATTCGATCAACCTCGCCATCGACATGGTGGCCAAGGCCAAGGTTGCTGGAAAACGCATCGTTCTCGGCCAGATTTCGGATTATGCGGGTTCGACCAGAAAGTACCGTGACGCCTACAACGCCGCGCGCGAGGTCGTTGGCCAGATTATCTATGTCGGCGACAATGCGCATCGCTCGGGCGCCGACCAGGCCGACCGCGACGGCGGCCGGTTCGTCGAATTGCGAACGCTCAAGCAAGTCTCCGACCACATCAAGCGAACGGCAGTACCGGGCGAATTGATCCTGCTAAAGAGCTCGTCCAACCTTCACCTGGAGAGGATCGCGCTCGCCTGGACCCACGACGTCAAATGCTGGGTCCCGGTTTGCGGAAAAAGGTCTGATGCCAGGGATGCGGCCTGTTCGAAGTGCCGTTCGAGGAACATCGCGCCCATGTCAGAAAACGCAGGCGAGCCCGACTATGGCAGTGGCTTCGGCGGCTGCTGTGGCTGA
- a CDS encoding SDR family oxidoreductase — MRLENKVAIITGAASGFGEGMARRFAEEGARVVVADLNARGAERVAGEIGDNAIWTQTDVSQRSEFDEMIYAAKSAFGRIDIMVNNAGYTHRNGDLLDVDEATFDLITAVNMKAIYHAARAVVPIMERQGGGVILTTASTAGLRPRPGLTWYNASKGWAITATKSMAVELAPKNIRVNCLCPVAGETGMLEKFMGADTPEIRERFRASIPLGRLSTPLDIANAALWLASDEAAFITGVALEVDGGRCI; from the coding sequence ATGCGTCTGGAAAACAAGGTCGCCATCATCACCGGCGCCGCGTCCGGCTTCGGCGAGGGCATGGCCAGGCGCTTTGCCGAGGAGGGCGCCAGGGTCGTCGTCGCCGACCTCAACGCCCGGGGCGCCGAACGCGTGGCCGGCGAGATCGGCGACAACGCGATCTGGACGCAGACCGACGTCTCGCAGCGCTCCGAATTCGATGAGATGATCTACGCCGCCAAAAGCGCCTTCGGCCGCATCGACATCATGGTCAACAATGCCGGCTATACGCACCGCAATGGCGACTTGCTTGACGTCGACGAAGCGACCTTCGATCTGATCACCGCCGTCAACATGAAGGCAATCTACCACGCGGCGCGCGCGGTGGTGCCGATCATGGAGCGCCAGGGCGGCGGCGTCATCCTGACCACCGCCTCTACCGCCGGGCTGAGGCCAAGGCCCGGCCTCACCTGGTACAATGCCTCGAAAGGCTGGGCGATCACCGCCACCAAGTCGATGGCGGTCGAACTGGCGCCGAAAAACATCCGCGTCAACTGCCTCTGCCCGGTCGCCGGCGAGACCGGCATGCTGGAGAAATTCATGGGCGCCGACACGCCGGAGATCCGCGAGAGGTTCCGCGCCTCAATCCCGCTCGGCCGCCTGTCGACGCCGCTTGACATCGCCAATGCCGCACTTTGGCTCGCCTCCGACGAGGCCGCCTTCATCACCGGCGTGGCGCTGGAGGTCGATGGCGGCCGCTGCATCTGA